From Pedobacter indicus, a single genomic window includes:
- the tatC gene encoding twin-arginine translocase subunit TatC: MSETKSKKLLDTIKQKGKNLEAEMSFFEHLEVLRWHLIRVAIAIFIFMGLAFAFYDFIFDDIIMGPLKTDFWTYRMMCQLAGKFNLGPDFCVDHIPITLINTQLAGQFTLQINSSLLIGVMLGFPYLLYEIWRFVKPALSEIERKSAQGFVFYATILFTIGVLFGYYIISALSVNFLANFQVSDEVSNQIMISSYLSSIATISLGTGIVFELPIVIFILSKVGVMTPKFMKSTRRYAFIIILVIAAIVTPTPDIMTMLAVTFPLVLLYEISIIISEQVEKRKLKKEKEFYKS; the protein is encoded by the coding sequence ATGAGCGAGACAAAGAGTAAAAAGCTTTTAGACACGATCAAACAAAAAGGCAAAAACCTCGAAGCAGAAATGTCTTTTTTTGAGCACTTAGAGGTGCTGCGTTGGCACTTGATCCGAGTAGCCATTGCTATCTTTATTTTCATGGGTCTGGCCTTCGCCTTTTATGATTTCATCTTCGATGACATCATCATGGGTCCATTGAAAACTGATTTCTGGACTTATCGAATGATGTGCCAGCTGGCGGGAAAATTCAATCTAGGTCCCGATTTCTGTGTCGATCATATTCCGATTACACTGATCAACACCCAGTTAGCCGGGCAGTTTACGCTACAAATTAATTCGTCATTGCTAATTGGTGTGATGTTAGGCTTCCCTTACCTTCTTTATGAAATTTGGCGCTTTGTAAAGCCGGCACTTTCGGAAATAGAGAGAAAATCTGCTCAGGGCTTCGTTTTCTACGCAACGATACTTTTTACGATCGGCGTACTCTTTGGTTATTATATCATTTCCGCTCTATCGGTCAATTTTTTAGCCAATTTCCAAGTTAGTGATGAAGTATCGAATCAGATTATGATTAGCTCATACCTCTCTTCTATTGCAACGATATCGTTAGGAACTGGAATTGTATTTGAATTACCGATTGTTATCTTCATCTTATCGAAGGTAGGTGTTATGACACCAAAGTTTATGAAATCAACTAGACGATATGCCTTTATCATCATTTTGGTAATCGCAGCGATTGTTACTCCAACACCCGATATTATGACGATGTTAGCAGTGACATTCCCTCTTGTTCTATTGTATGAGATTAGCATTATCATATCGGAACAGGTGGAAAAAAGGAAGCTAAAAAAAGAGAAGGAATTTTACAAATCATAA
- the rpiB gene encoding ribose 5-phosphate isomerase B yields MKTIKNIAIGADHAGFEYKETLKNYVHELGFTSNDFGTYDDSSVDYPDFAHPVASAVEENEGTFGILICGSANGVAMSANKHQQVRAALCWKAEIASLARQHNNANIVCIPARFVSIDEAKEIVKAFFSTDFEGGRHANRVNKISC; encoded by the coding sequence ATGAAAACGATTAAAAACATTGCAATAGGAGCCGATCATGCGGGGTTTGAGTACAAGGAAACCTTAAAGAACTATGTTCATGAATTAGGTTTTACGTCCAATGATTTCGGCACCTATGATGACAGCTCAGTCGATTACCCCGACTTCGCTCATCCGGTCGCTTCAGCCGTAGAAGAAAATGAAGGCACCTTCGGCATCCTGATTTGTGGTAGTGCGAACGGTGTTGCCATGTCGGCCAATAAGCATCAACAGGTACGAGCGGCATTATGTTGGAAAGCGGAAATTGCCTCTTTGGCTCGCCAACATAATAATGCAAATATCGTCTGTATTCCGGCAAGATTCGTATCTATCGACGAGGCAAAAGAAATCGTAAAAGCATTTTTCTCTACAGATTTCGAAGGAGGAAGACATGCAAACCGTGTCAATAAGATATCTTGCTAA
- a CDS encoding M28 family peptidase, with protein sequence MLKKISLLNLFIAAAATVCAQTDGVSKKYANEINVESATKHLTILASDEFEGRDTGKPGGHKAAEYIANEFKKIGLTAPVNGSYFQPVDLVETSLQVSDFTIENNSYQLGNGFYITATNEQKINTDEIVFIGYGIDDERYSDLKDLDIKNKVVLLINEGEPLNDEGVYHISGNKEASAWSTQRNKRIQAVAEHQPKLIIAASSQIDNFLQRFGDRLTRPRLMLREDVKQSPSSPAVAHVNFDLANELLGEEDIESLRTKINQSGKPKSIVAKTKFITSFGIQTSDVESDNVLGYLEGSDLKEELVVISAHYDHVGVDGEEIYNGADDDGSGTTGVIEVARAFAKSKKEGHGPRRSILFLLVTAEEKGLMGSDYYTRHPVFPLENTVTDLNIDMIGRVDPPHEENPNYIYLIGSDKLSSELHSISEKANEQFTKLELDYKYNDPDDPERIYYRSDHYNFAKHGIPVIFYFNGVHADYHKPSDTVDKINFELLVKRAKLVFHTAWEVANRDNRLIVDSNKK encoded by the coding sequence ATGTTGAAAAAAATCTCCCTATTAAACCTCTTCATCGCTGCAGCAGCGACGGTTTGTGCACAGACGGATGGTGTTTCTAAAAAATATGCAAATGAAATTAATGTTGAAAGTGCCACGAAGCACTTGACGATCCTTGCATCTGATGAGTTCGAAGGTCGAGATACCGGTAAACCCGGAGGGCATAAAGCTGCAGAATATATTGCAAATGAATTTAAAAAAATCGGATTAACAGCACCTGTAAACGGCAGTTATTTTCAACCTGTTGACTTGGTTGAAACGTCACTACAAGTGAGTGATTTCACCATCGAGAACAACTCTTATCAACTCGGAAATGGTTTCTATATAACTGCAACAAACGAACAGAAAATCAATACAGACGAGATTGTATTCATAGGCTACGGTATCGATGATGAACGTTATAGTGACTTAAAAGATTTAGATATAAAAAACAAAGTGGTCCTGCTCATCAATGAAGGAGAACCTTTAAATGACGAGGGAGTCTACCACATCAGTGGCAATAAGGAGGCTTCCGCTTGGTCAACGCAACGGAACAAACGTATCCAAGCTGTAGCAGAACACCAACCCAAGCTCATCATAGCTGCTTCGTCACAGATCGACAACTTCTTACAACGTTTCGGTGATCGGTTAACCAGACCGAGGCTCATGTTGCGCGAAGACGTTAAGCAATCTCCGAGCAGCCCTGCGGTTGCCCATGTTAATTTTGACTTAGCAAACGAGCTTTTAGGCGAAGAAGATATTGAAAGCTTACGAACTAAGATAAACCAATCGGGAAAGCCAAAATCAATCGTAGCCAAAACGAAATTTATCACAAGCTTTGGGATTCAAACTTCGGATGTAGAGTCTGACAATGTTTTAGGCTACTTGGAAGGAAGTGATTTGAAAGAAGAGCTCGTTGTAATATCAGCGCACTATGATCATGTGGGAGTTGATGGCGAGGAAATTTACAACGGAGCAGATGATGATGGTTCGGGCACTACGGGAGTAATTGAAGTTGCAAGGGCTTTTGCTAAAAGCAAAAAAGAGGGGCACGGTCCGAGAAGAAGTATCTTATTTTTATTAGTGACGGCAGAAGAAAAAGGACTAATGGGCTCTGACTATTACACGAGGCACCCTGTTTTTCCTTTAGAAAATACGGTAACAGATCTCAATATCGACATGATTGGTCGCGTTGATCCTCCTCACGAAGAAAACCCCAACTATATTTACCTAATTGGCTCTGACAAATTGAGTTCCGAACTTCATAGCATTAGCGAAAAAGCCAACGAACAATTCACCAAACTAGAACTCGATTACAAGTATAATGATCCGGATGATCCGGAACGGATTTACTATCGGTCGGATCACTATAATTTTGCAAAACATGGGATCCCGGTTATTTTCTATTTTAATGGTGTTCACGCAGACTATCATAAACCTTCCGATACAGTTGACAAGATTAATTTTGAGCTTTTAGTAAAACGTGCTAAATTGGTTTTCCATACGGCTTGGGAGGTTGCTAACCGTGACAATCGATTGATTGTAGACTCAAATAAAAAATAA
- a CDS encoding LutB/LldF family L-lactate oxidation iron-sulfur protein: MSSNPAQTFQSDSEKKAFDMDHRKVINYNINKYNSAVEVGLSRFNNLENSKRKGYSLKWKVMESLDKYLPDFEANFQKKGGKVIWANDAKEAQEAIWQIINEEGAQSVIKAKSMTTEEIDLNDFLESKGIEAIESDLGEYIVQLLGQKPYHIVTPAMHLNLAEIAKLFHEKFNTPIDATAEQLTLKARELLREKFTSADIGITGANFLIADTGSIALTENEGNIRLSTTFPKVHIALVGIEKIIPSINDLNLFWPLLATHGTGQNLTVYNSIIGGPKQEGEVDGPEKMYVILLDNGRTNVLANEDQRQALYCIRCGACLNACPVYKNIGGHTYKTTYSGPIGSIITPHMKGMEAFKHLSYASSLCGKCTEVCPVKIDIHNMLLANRRDAVKEGKSSIIERIGWKAFSKAITKRSLIDRVGGKTKNWFLKTFFKKSWGSHRSLPTVSDKSFSQQWKEANETKSS; encoded by the coding sequence ATGTCATCTAACCCTGCACAGACATTTCAATCAGACAGCGAGAAAAAGGCTTTTGATATGGATCACCGAAAAGTGATCAATTATAATATCAATAAGTATAATTCCGCTGTGGAGGTAGGTCTGTCAAGGTTTAATAACTTAGAAAACTCCAAACGAAAGGGTTATAGCCTGAAGTGGAAGGTGATGGAAAGCCTGGACAAATACCTTCCGGACTTTGAAGCTAATTTCCAAAAAAAGGGAGGCAAGGTCATATGGGCAAATGATGCTAAAGAAGCACAGGAGGCCATTTGGCAGATAATCAATGAGGAGGGGGCACAGTCGGTCATCAAAGCAAAATCGATGACAACGGAGGAAATCGATTTAAACGATTTCTTGGAAAGTAAAGGCATAGAGGCGATAGAAAGTGACCTAGGTGAATACATTGTTCAGTTGCTCGGCCAGAAACCGTATCATATTGTAACACCCGCCATGCATTTGAACCTCGCAGAGATAGCGAAATTGTTTCACGAAAAATTTAATACGCCGATCGATGCGACAGCAGAGCAACTGACATTAAAGGCAAGGGAATTACTTCGTGAAAAATTCACTTCTGCCGATATCGGCATCACCGGCGCCAACTTTCTTATTGCTGACACGGGCAGTATTGCCCTGACGGAGAATGAAGGGAATATACGCTTGAGCACAACCTTTCCAAAGGTTCATATCGCCTTAGTAGGTATCGAAAAGATAATCCCATCGATCAATGACTTGAATCTATTTTGGCCATTACTGGCTACGCATGGAACAGGTCAGAACCTGACGGTTTACAACAGCATTATTGGCGGACCCAAGCAAGAAGGAGAAGTTGATGGACCGGAAAAGATGTATGTAATTTTGCTAGACAATGGTAGAACCAATGTATTAGCGAATGAAGATCAGCGACAAGCCTTATACTGTATTCGCTGCGGAGCTTGTTTGAATGCCTGTCCGGTGTATAAAAACATCGGTGGTCATACTTATAAAACAACCTACAGTGGGCCAATTGGATCTATTATCACTCCGCATATGAAAGGCATGGAGGCCTTCAAACACCTCAGCTATGCTTCAAGCCTCTGTGGAAAATGTACGGAAGTCTGCCCTGTAAAAATCGATATTCATAACATGCTGTTAGCGAACCGGAGGGACGCAGTTAAGGAAGGCAAGAGCTCAATCATCGAACGTATCGGTTGGAAGGCCTTCTCCAAAGCAATAACCAAACGCTCACTAATTGATCGAGTTGGAGGCAAAACTAAAAATTGGTTTTTAAAGACTTTCTTCAAGAAAAGTTGGGGATCACATCGGTCGTTACCAACTGTTTCGGATAAATCCTTCAGCCAACAATGGAAAGAGGCGAACGAAACAAAGTCATCCTAA
- a CDS encoding SprT family zinc-dependent metalloprotease, which produces MDSVLMPYLPSDAVPIIERWIHETPCEFRITKGRSSKFGDYRSPFKGKGHRISVNGDLNPYAFLVTTVHEFAHLKTWQEHKNRVKPHGTIWKNNFKMLMEPFLLLNCFPQEIKNAIVKYLVNPSASSCSDPVLFRVLHKRELKDGLVHLETLPEKTVFSIASGRIFEKGAKLRKRYRCVEQATGRVYLFSPIAEVQI; this is translated from the coding sequence ATGGATTCAGTACTGATGCCTTACCTCCCGTCAGATGCAGTGCCGATAATAGAACGTTGGATTCACGAGACCCCCTGTGAGTTTCGGATAACGAAGGGCCGAAGTAGTAAATTCGGCGATTACCGAAGTCCGTTTAAAGGGAAAGGTCATCGGATATCTGTTAATGGTGACCTGAACCCCTATGCGTTTCTCGTTACAACGGTTCATGAATTTGCTCATCTCAAAACTTGGCAAGAGCATAAGAATCGTGTTAAGCCACATGGCACTATTTGGAAAAATAACTTTAAGATGCTGATGGAACCTTTTCTCTTGCTCAATTGTTTTCCGCAGGAGATCAAAAATGCGATCGTTAAATATCTGGTGAATCCGAGCGCGTCTAGCTGCAGCGACCCTGTCTTATTTAGGGTTCTTCATAAACGTGAGCTTAAAGATGGGCTTGTTCATTTAGAAACACTTCCTGAAAAGACTGTTTTTTCAATAGCATCCGGCCGTATATTTGAAAAAGGAGCAAAGTTGCGGAAGCGCTATCGTTGTGTTGAGCAAGCTACCGGGAGGGTCTACTTATTCAGCCCCATCGCTGAAGTACAGATTTGA
- the feoB gene encoding ferrous iron transport protein B, whose protein sequence is MKVALVGNPNTGKSSLFNLLTGLNQKVGNFPGVTVDKKIGSCRLPNQKTVEIIDLPGCYSLHPKTEDEAIVAEILSNKENPYHPDLLVVIVDVTNLKRNLLLYTQVADLGIPIILALNMADLAEEEGIDVEVDRLSRELAVQVVKISARKNENIHILKQAIADAPKNAVHHPIYEIPESSQQLLTEIQNELGVDNAYASLLMAHKHVSLKMVGNDEGDRFDAIMASHGFNSEEAQVEETLARYQYIDRLLKNTVSVKPKENRESITDKLDNILTHKVWGFVIFFFLLLLIFQAIFSWAEYPMTLIENFFAWLDDVGRNLLPAGILADLLLDGILAGLGGVLVFIPQIAILFAFIAILEDTGYMARITFLMDKLMRKVGLNGKSVVPMIGGLACAVPSIMAARNIENWKDRIITIMVTPLISCAARLPVYILLISLVVPDEKVWGVFDLRGLTLLGFYLLGVVGAVLVAWVMKGMIKGKLGSYFIMELPIYRKPRWKNVFLIMYDKVLTFVIDVGKIIIAISIVLWVAASYGPPSRMEAINTKYESPELISQHTPDELARMRSAEELENSYVGIVGKAIEPAIRPLGYDWKIGIALITSVAAREVFVGTMATIYSVEGGDDDTTNIREQMEAAVDPVTGEKVYTTATAFSLMVFYAFAMQCLSTIAVVKRETNGWKWPIIQFTYMTAMAYVASLIVYQLLR, encoded by the coding sequence TTGAAAGTTGCATTAGTTGGGAACCCTAACACTGGAAAGTCGTCTCTGTTTAACCTGTTGACGGGACTTAACCAGAAAGTGGGGAACTTTCCAGGAGTTACAGTAGATAAAAAAATAGGGTCTTGTAGGTTACCCAATCAAAAAACTGTAGAAATCATTGATCTTCCCGGTTGCTACAGTCTTCACCCAAAGACAGAAGATGAGGCAATTGTAGCTGAAATACTATCTAATAAAGAGAATCCTTACCACCCAGATTTGCTGGTTGTCATAGTCGATGTAACCAACCTGAAAAGGAATCTATTGCTTTACACGCAAGTTGCGGATTTGGGTATCCCGATAATCTTGGCTTTGAATATGGCTGATCTCGCAGAGGAGGAGGGGATTGATGTTGAAGTTGATCGATTGTCTCGGGAATTAGCTGTACAGGTCGTGAAAATAAGCGCTAGGAAAAACGAAAATATTCATATTTTAAAACAGGCGATTGCTGATGCGCCCAAGAATGCTGTTCATCATCCAATCTACGAGATACCCGAAAGTTCGCAGCAACTTCTTACGGAGATCCAGAATGAACTAGGGGTAGATAACGCATATGCCAGCCTGCTTATGGCACATAAACATGTGTCACTTAAAATGGTAGGTAATGATGAAGGAGACCGTTTCGATGCAATTATGGCATCCCATGGCTTTAATTCAGAGGAAGCACAGGTTGAGGAAACACTTGCGAGATATCAGTATATTGATCGATTGCTGAAAAATACCGTGTCCGTGAAACCAAAAGAAAATAGAGAGTCAATTACGGATAAACTCGATAATATTCTTACGCATAAGGTATGGGGTTTTGTTATTTTCTTTTTCCTTTTACTATTGATTTTTCAGGCTATTTTTTCATGGGCAGAATATCCGATGACGTTAATCGAGAACTTTTTCGCTTGGTTAGATGATGTCGGCCGAAATCTTCTTCCCGCGGGGATACTCGCTGATTTGCTCCTAGATGGGATTCTTGCTGGTTTAGGAGGGGTGCTTGTTTTCATTCCGCAGATTGCCATATTATTTGCATTCATAGCCATTCTTGAAGATACGGGCTATATGGCGAGGATTACCTTTCTGATGGACAAATTGATGCGTAAGGTCGGGCTTAATGGGAAGTCGGTCGTGCCGATGATTGGCGGACTGGCATGTGCTGTTCCGTCTATTATGGCTGCCAGAAACATTGAGAACTGGAAAGATCGTATCATTACAATTATGGTCACGCCTTTGATTAGTTGTGCGGCTCGATTACCTGTATATATTCTATTGATATCTTTAGTAGTTCCCGACGAGAAAGTGTGGGGAGTATTTGATTTGAGGGGGTTAACTCTTTTAGGGTTTTATCTGTTAGGTGTTGTTGGGGCCGTGCTTGTGGCTTGGGTTATGAAAGGGATGATTAAAGGAAAGTTGGGGTCCTATTTTATTATGGAACTGCCTATTTATCGTAAACCGCGTTGGAAGAATGTGTTTTTGATCATGTATGACAAGGTGCTGACTTTCGTCATTGATGTCGGTAAGATTATAATTGCTATCTCTATTGTCTTATGGGTGGCGGCCAGCTACGGCCCGCCAAGCAGAATGGAAGCAATCAATACAAAGTATGAATCGCCAGAATTAATCAGTCAACACACACCCGACGAATTGGCGCGCATGCGTTCTGCCGAGGAATTGGAAAACTCTTATGTCGGTATCGTTGGCAAAGCAATTGAACCAGCCATTCGTCCCTTGGGTTACGATTGGAAAATCGGAATTGCATTGATCACATCGGTAGCAGCCAGAGAGGTTTTTGTTGGGACAATGGCCACAATTTATAGTGTTGAGGGTGGAGACGATGATACGACCAACATCAGGGAGCAGATGGAGGCCGCTGTAGATCCTGTAACGGGAGAAAAGGTTTATACGACGGCAACAGCTTTTTCGTTGATGGTCTTCTATGCTTTCGCGATGCAGTGTTTAAGCACGATTGCTGTTGTCAAGCGGGAAACAAACGGATGGAAATGGCCGATTATACAGTTTACCTATATGACTGCCATGGCTTATGTCGCCAGTTTAATTGTATATCAGTTATTACGTTAA
- a CDS encoding FeoA family protein, with translation MKLSELKIGKGGIIKEFTDLSLSIKLMEMGCLPGEPVVLERIAPLGDPIAIKVSGYQLSLRKDEASKVILIPHS, from the coding sequence ATGAAACTATCAGAACTTAAAATCGGTAAAGGTGGAATAATAAAAGAATTTACTGATCTGTCTTTATCAATTAAATTAATGGAAATGGGTTGTCTTCCAGGAGAGCCTGTTGTTTTAGAAAGAATTGCTCCTCTCGGTGATCCGATTGCAATCAAAGTTTCGGGTTATCAGTTAAGTTTGCGTAAAGATGAAGCGTCTAAAGTAATCTTAATACCTCATTCTTAA
- a CDS encoding VanZ family protein → MKHYLWAIIWAILVLILISSPMPDVTDSRHSFPGIDKLVHTGFFFVFTVLMFFGSLMNGNEPNLISWPNVVVLLSASIFAIGTELVQKFFTDNRQFEYWDIFADHVGIGMGYFAYLVLVLAIKKTKI, encoded by the coding sequence ATGAAACATTATCTGTGGGCTATTATTTGGGCGATTCTCGTATTGATTTTGATCTCGTCACCGATGCCTGATGTGACTGACTCTCGTCACTCCTTTCCAGGTATCGACAAGTTAGTCCATACAGGGTTCTTTTTCGTTTTTACCGTACTGATGTTTTTTGGATCACTAATGAATGGTAATGAACCCAACCTGATTAGCTGGCCCAATGTTGTTGTCCTACTATCGGCGAGCATTTTTGCTATTGGAACAGAATTGGTACAGAAATTTTTTACGGATAATCGGCAGTTTGAATACTGGGATATATTCGCCGATCACGTGGGTATTGGGATGGGTTATTTTGCGTATCTAGTTCTTGTTCTGGCAATAAAGAAGACAAAAATATAA
- the gcvH gene encoding glycine cleavage system protein GcvH, with amino-acid sequence MNFPSELKYTKDHEWIRVEGEEAVIGITEFAQSELGDIVFIDIDTVGDDVSKDEVFGTIEAVKTVSDLFMPANATVLTVNEQLDANPELVNNDPYGEGWMVRIKLENPSDVESLLTAEGYKELIGK; translated from the coding sequence ATGAATTTTCCATCAGAATTAAAATACACCAAAGATCACGAATGGATCCGTGTAGAGGGTGAAGAAGCTGTAATCGGTATTACTGAATTCGCTCAAAGCGAATTGGGAGATATTGTCTTTATTGACATCGATACTGTCGGAGACGATGTCAGCAAGGACGAGGTGTTTGGTACGATTGAAGCTGTAAAAACGGTTTCTGATCTTTTTATGCCGGCTAACGCAACTGTTCTTACCGTAAATGAACAATTGGATGCTAATCCAGAACTTGTTAATAATGACCCTTACGGTGAGGGATGGATGGTTCGTATAAAACTAGAAAATCCTTCAGATGTTGAATCTTTACTCACAGCTGAAGGATACAAAGAGCTGATCGGTAAATAA
- the ruvA gene encoding Holliday junction branch migration protein RuvA gives MYDYLNGKLVYKGPTHVVLDVSGVGYHVVISLNTFEQIKSQEQCKLFISFQVREDSHTLYGFYDEGERRLFQHLISVSGIGANTARMMLSSITPTEIQAAIINGDVNLIQRIKGIGPKSAQRVILELQDKLRKEGPDTLIPVAKDQTVVEEALSALVMLGFVKQKAEKVVLSIYKNEPESSVEHLIKVALKSL, from the coding sequence ATGTATGATTATTTAAATGGGAAGCTGGTTTATAAAGGACCTACACATGTTGTTCTAGATGTAAGTGGAGTAGGATACCATGTCGTAATTTCGTTGAACACTTTTGAGCAAATCAAGTCACAAGAGCAATGCAAGTTGTTTATCAGTTTTCAGGTTCGGGAAGACTCTCATACGCTGTATGGCTTTTATGATGAAGGGGAGAGAAGGCTTTTTCAGCATTTAATTTCCGTATCGGGGATTGGGGCTAATACCGCTAGGATGATGCTGTCCTCAATCACTCCTACTGAGATCCAGGCGGCAATTATCAATGGCGATGTTAATCTTATCCAGCGGATCAAAGGGATTGGTCCAAAAAGTGCGCAGCGAGTAATTCTTGAACTACAAGATAAACTAAGGAAGGAAGGGCCGGATACGCTAATTCCTGTTGCAAAAGATCAAACCGTTGTAGAAGAAGCACTTTCAGCACTGGTAATGTTGGGTTTTGTCAAACAAAAGGCGGAAAAGGTCGTTTTGTCAATCTATAAAAATGAACCTGAAAGCTCTGTGGAGCACCTGATTAAGGTAGCATTGAAGAGTCTATAA